A genomic window from Mesorhizobium sp. CAU 1732 includes:
- a CDS encoding N-acetyltransferase family protein, translating into MNEPAIRPATSGDLDAITEIYADAVLSGTASYELEPPSRAEMEVRFRTLSDGGYPYIVADMEGSVLGYAYAGAFRPRPAYRFIVENSVYVSPQAKGRGIGLALMRRLIQEVEALGFRQMIAVIGDGHPQSASVKLHAKLGFQPSGILEGTGYKHGKWLDTAFMQLSLNGGRTLPPDPDSLPERNFRRR; encoded by the coding sequence ATGAACGAACCGGCCATCCGCCCAGCGACGTCCGGCGATCTGGACGCGATCACGGAGATTTATGCAGACGCGGTCTTGAGCGGCACCGCCAGCTACGAACTGGAACCGCCCTCGCGCGCCGAGATGGAGGTACGGTTTCGCACGCTGAGCGACGGCGGCTATCCCTACATCGTCGCGGACATGGAGGGGAGCGTTCTCGGTTACGCCTATGCGGGCGCATTCCGGCCGAGGCCTGCCTATCGCTTCATCGTCGAAAACTCGGTCTATGTATCACCGCAGGCGAAAGGCCGGGGCATCGGTCTGGCACTGATGCGCAGGCTGATCCAGGAGGTCGAGGCGCTCGGCTTCCGCCAGATGATCGCCGTCATCGGCGACGGCCACCCGCAAAGCGCGTCTGTCAAACTCCACGCAAAGCTCGGCTTCCAGCCGTCCGGCATTCTGGAAGGGACGGGCTACAAGCATGGCAAATGGCTGGACACCGCCTTCATGCAGCTCAGCCTGAACGGCGGGAGAACCTTGCCGCCCGATCCGGACTCGCTGCCCGAGCGCAATTTCCGCCGGCGGTGA
- a CDS encoding Bax inhibitor-1/YccA family protein has product MAEPLRNYQGRMATAGTRADAAIDQGLRAYMIKVYNIMALGLAVTGVAALGTVWFATNPSAAVATLPNGTSLTNFGVLLYTSPLRWVVMLAPLAMVFFLSYRVEKMSLSAAQTTFWAFAALMGISLSSIFLVYTSGSIVQTFFITATGFLALSLFGYTTKRDLSGMGSFLIMGVWGLLLAMIVNMFIGSSALQFAISAIGVLVFAGLTAYDTQQIKEMYYEGDGTLVAGRKAIMGALRLYLDFINMFMFLLQFLGNRE; this is encoded by the coding sequence ATGGCTGAACCCCTTCGCAACTATCAGGGCCGCATGGCGACCGCCGGTACGCGCGCCGATGCAGCAATCGATCAGGGCCTCCGCGCCTATATGATCAAGGTTTACAACATCATGGCGCTCGGCCTTGCCGTCACGGGCGTTGCCGCGCTCGGTACGGTGTGGTTCGCGACCAACCCGTCCGCGGCCGTGGCAACGCTGCCGAACGGCACTTCGCTGACGAATTTTGGCGTTCTGCTGTACACGTCGCCGCTCCGCTGGGTCGTCATGCTCGCGCCTCTCGCCATGGTTTTCTTCCTCTCGTACCGCGTCGAGAAGATGAGCCTGTCTGCCGCGCAGACCACCTTCTGGGCGTTTGCCGCCCTGATGGGTATCTCGCTGTCGTCGATCTTCCTGGTGTATACCAGCGGATCGATCGTGCAGACCTTCTTCATCACCGCGACCGGCTTCCTGGCGCTGTCGCTCTTCGGCTACACGACCAAGCGTGACCTGTCCGGCATGGGCTCGTTCCTGATCATGGGCGTCTGGGGTCTTCTCCTCGCCATGATCGTCAACATGTTCATCGGCTCGTCCGCGCTGCAGTTCGCCATTTCGGCGATCGGCGTGCTCGTGTTCGCCGGCCTCACCGCCTACGACACGCAGCAGATCAAGGAAATGTACTACGAGGGCGACGGCACGCTCGTCGCTGGCCGCAAGGCCATCATGGGCGCGCTGCGTCTCTACCTCGACTTCATCAACATGTTCATGTTCCTGCTGCAGTTCCTGGGCAACCGCGAATAG